The following coding sequences are from one Luteolibacter yonseiensis window:
- a CDS encoding response regulator: MDYPIFLTGLFLLISALGSLFHFQKDRLPTRWPLFAVALATLGLKLWLPILAFAFAPGDWVTLADTLLGTVYATALLGFTLSPLVGQKTSVFVAKFAAMIAMFAHLFIVGAKGPPSLLVVVPLIAVSFAGGWKSATSGNKLSQSKRILPPWVAAVLLSAVAAVAMIPDAVQTTFDIEGRHFSNDRIMVLSALAAGTICSIALCVTLWRIIYQDNRRQLSRSMLRRRRISTTAILLAAAFTAVNGAWLAHWLGNQVSNEQTSTLLSALRLGANHIDPVRIQSLKGTKDEIQTKDYAAMRSTLLEVREALPQNRFTYIIGKRNGKTVFLVDAADPGNSADFSPPGQVVEGDVSKWDPAFKGRSIFIGPYKDAWGVWFTAVAPIFDARGRPVALLNVDYDASLWLQPMAGRRIAAMGVTLSVAALLVVLFAFHLISIETARRVESLSERLSDAMTAAEFDTWEYFPKSFQLNVGERISSTLGLSGSSLPLRTLWRHTHPEDRRQLFDLARERESSEAEVRFKDTTGRWLWFMLRGRVVQSHPDDPLRLVGTILNIDDRQRSRLEIDRQRRFAQQVMNSVPNGLAVITADGVVSYANPAFARLVRSGPRPLEGVPLASLVENATLSPTSGGAFEAMLNCFEGNPVPVQVYQAPLDDARRNDGSILAIVDLSSAKEAERDLLRSRAEAKRLALVAKRTDNAVVITDATGHIEWVNEGFTKISGYTRDEVIGKIPGAFLQHADENPPAKAYMSECVKAGKGFETEILNYHKSGRAYIVHIECQPLVDSKGILTGFMAIQRDITHTRRTSHLLEAVSSISTTLLSERIGSSVWSTILKALGTAANVDNCRLMKCHPFSGSDLLHVSEIASWSAPGLPENSGPALVDRPFEKSPYDRWYRELGAGREIHGLVSTFPEGERPGLEARKIISIIVVPIMVAEKLWGFLGLEACNEERVWEDWEISLLRSAAANIGLRQVAQNESDALVLARDEARNAAIAADKANLAKGTFLATMSHEIRTPLNAVIGMASLLETTSLNAQQKDFTGTILNSGNFLLELINDILDYSRIENGHIDLDNSPFVLPEVCREAFDVVRVGVAGKEIELIARIEPSVPHRLTGDRARIRQILVNLLGNAVKFTAHGFVSLTVDGTLMPDGRWMLTFEVRDSGIGISPEALTRLFRPFTQEDSTTTRRFGGSGLGLAISKRLAEQMGGDITVDSLSGRGSTFVASLLLESAAPDTGSAPPAPEFPVGKIPRILIVDDNPINRRILEETLANWGLACHSAEGGSEAIQTWNLSGPYDLVITDQHMPEMDGVDLTRYLRTLPQARNTRFILLSSESNCPSDIRALYDVVGSKPIWPSSLHDMISRQFPGGVPESNHSAQTVNGSDSQRLSDLKVLVAEDNLNNQKVIRLLLKRLGIEADIVSDGSQAVDAATAREYDVILLDLQMPVMDGLQASRSIRLIPLQKRPHLVALTANVFQEDRDAASAAGMDDYLAKPITLDRLRDMLTTVATTIHQQD; this comes from the coding sequence ATGGATTACCCGATTTTCCTTACCGGACTCTTTTTGCTGATTTCAGCCTTGGGAAGCCTCTTTCACTTCCAAAAAGACCGCCTTCCCACGCGTTGGCCACTGTTCGCCGTGGCACTGGCCACCTTGGGCCTGAAACTCTGGCTGCCCATCCTGGCCTTTGCGTTCGCCCCGGGAGACTGGGTGACCCTTGCCGACACGCTGCTCGGCACCGTCTACGCCACGGCGCTTCTTGGTTTCACCCTTTCGCCCCTGGTCGGCCAGAAAACATCGGTTTTTGTCGCGAAGTTCGCCGCGATGATCGCGATGTTCGCACACCTGTTCATCGTCGGAGCGAAAGGCCCCCCGTCCCTCCTGGTCGTCGTCCCCCTCATTGCCGTCAGCTTCGCCGGAGGATGGAAATCCGCCACAAGTGGAAACAAGCTTTCACAATCCAAACGGATCCTCCCGCCGTGGGTGGCGGCGGTCCTGCTCTCCGCCGTGGCCGCTGTCGCCATGATCCCGGATGCCGTGCAAACCACGTTCGACATCGAGGGACGGCATTTTTCCAATGACCGGATCATGGTGCTTTCCGCCCTGGCGGCGGGGACGATTTGCAGCATCGCCTTGTGCGTCACCCTCTGGCGGATCATCTACCAGGACAACCGCCGCCAACTGTCCCGAAGCATGCTCCGCCGCAGGCGGATCAGCACCACCGCGATCCTCCTGGCCGCCGCGTTCACCGCGGTCAACGGCGCATGGCTTGCCCACTGGCTGGGAAACCAGGTCAGCAACGAACAAACCTCGACGCTGCTCAGCGCCTTGCGGCTGGGCGCGAACCATATCGATCCCGTACGAATCCAAAGCCTGAAGGGAACCAAGGATGAAATCCAAACCAAGGACTATGCCGCCATGCGGTCCACCCTGCTGGAGGTCCGCGAAGCGCTGCCGCAGAACCGCTTCACCTACATCATCGGCAAACGGAATGGAAAAACGGTTTTCCTGGTGGACGCGGCCGACCCCGGCAACTCGGCGGACTTCTCCCCTCCCGGACAAGTGGTGGAGGGAGATGTGTCGAAGTGGGATCCAGCCTTCAAGGGACGGTCGATTTTCATCGGCCCTTACAAGGATGCGTGGGGAGTCTGGTTCACCGCGGTGGCCCCCATCTTCGATGCCCGAGGAAGACCGGTGGCTCTCCTGAACGTGGACTATGACGCATCGCTGTGGCTCCAGCCCATGGCGGGCCGGCGGATCGCCGCCATGGGGGTGACATTGTCGGTCGCCGCCCTGCTCGTCGTGCTTTTCGCCTTCCATCTGATTTCCATCGAGACGGCCCGGCGTGTGGAAAGTTTGTCCGAACGCTTGTCCGATGCCATGACCGCGGCCGAATTCGACACTTGGGAATACTTCCCGAAAAGTTTCCAGCTCAACGTCGGCGAACGCATTTCCTCCACCTTGGGCCTGAGCGGCTCAAGCCTCCCGCTCCGGACCCTCTGGCGCCACACCCATCCTGAGGATCGCAGGCAGCTTTTCGATCTGGCCCGTGAAAGGGAATCATCGGAGGCGGAAGTCCGGTTCAAGGATACGACGGGCCGCTGGCTGTGGTTCATGCTGCGCGGCCGTGTGGTCCAGAGCCACCCTGACGATCCGCTGCGGCTGGTGGGCACGATCCTCAATATCGACGATCGACAACGTTCCCGACTGGAAATCGACAGGCAACGCCGGTTCGCCCAGCAGGTGATGAACTCGGTCCCGAACGGCCTCGCGGTCATCACCGCGGACGGCGTCGTCTCTTATGCGAATCCGGCCTTCGCCCGTCTCGTCCGCAGCGGACCAAGGCCGCTGGAAGGAGTTCCCCTCGCTTCATTGGTCGAAAACGCGACCCTCTCCCCCACCTCCGGCGGCGCGTTTGAAGCGATGCTCAACTGTTTCGAGGGGAATCCCGTTCCGGTGCAGGTATATCAGGCACCGCTGGACGACGCCCGGCGGAATGACGGCTCCATTCTCGCGATCGTCGATCTATCTTCAGCCAAGGAAGCCGAGCGCGACCTCCTCCGAAGCCGTGCAGAGGCCAAACGCCTGGCACTCGTCGCCAAACGCACGGACAACGCGGTGGTCATCACCGATGCCACCGGACATATCGAGTGGGTGAACGAAGGTTTCACCAAAATCAGCGGCTATACCCGCGACGAGGTGATTGGAAAAATCCCCGGCGCTTTTCTGCAACATGCCGATGAAAATCCCCCCGCGAAGGCCTACATGAGCGAGTGCGTGAAGGCGGGAAAGGGGTTTGAAACCGAGATACTCAACTACCACAAGTCCGGCCGCGCCTACATCGTCCATATCGAGTGCCAGCCGCTGGTGGACAGCAAGGGGATTCTCACAGGCTTCATGGCCATCCAGCGGGACATCACCCACACACGCCGAACCAGCCACCTGCTGGAGGCCGTGTCTTCCATCAGCACCACCCTGCTTTCCGAACGGATCGGATCCTCGGTCTGGAGCACGATTTTGAAAGCGTTGGGCACGGCGGCGAATGTCGACAACTGCCGCCTGATGAAATGCCACCCGTTTTCCGGCAGCGATCTTCTTCATGTCAGCGAGATCGCCTCATGGAGCGCCCCGGGATTGCCGGAAAACTCCGGCCCGGCACTGGTGGACCGGCCTTTCGAAAAATCCCCATATGACCGCTGGTATCGTGAGCTGGGCGCGGGCAGGGAAATCCATGGCCTTGTCAGCACCTTCCCCGAAGGGGAACGCCCGGGGTTGGAAGCCAGGAAAATCATTTCCATCATTGTCGTCCCGATCATGGTGGCGGAAAAACTGTGGGGATTCCTCGGTCTGGAGGCATGCAACGAAGAACGGGTCTGGGAAGATTGGGAAATCTCCCTACTGCGGTCCGCGGCGGCGAACATCGGACTGCGCCAGGTCGCCCAAAACGAGTCGGACGCCCTGGTGCTCGCACGTGACGAGGCGCGCAACGCGGCTATCGCCGCCGACAAGGCGAATCTTGCAAAAGGCACTTTCCTGGCCACGATGAGCCACGAAATACGCACTCCTCTGAACGCGGTCATCGGTATGGCATCATTGTTGGAAACCACCTCGCTGAACGCCCAGCAAAAGGACTTTACCGGAACCATCCTGAACTCCGGCAACTTCCTGCTCGAACTGATCAATGACATCCTTGACTACTCCCGGATCGAGAACGGTCACATCGATCTGGACAACTCCCCTTTCGTGCTGCCCGAGGTCTGCCGGGAAGCGTTTGATGTGGTGAGGGTGGGTGTCGCCGGAAAGGAAATCGAACTGATCGCCCGCATCGAGCCGTCGGTTCCACACCGGTTGACGGGCGACCGCGCCCGGATCCGCCAGATCCTCGTGAACCTCCTTGGCAACGCCGTCAAATTCACCGCGCACGGTTTTGTCAGTCTCACGGTGGACGGCACCCTGATGCCTGACGGACGGTGGATGCTGACGTTTGAGGTCCGGGACTCCGGTATCGGTATCTCGCCGGAAGCCCTCACCCGCCTTTTCCGCCCCTTCACCCAGGAAGACTCCACCACCACCCGTCGTTTCGGAGGTTCGGGACTCGGTCTGGCCATCAGCAAGCGTCTCGCGGAACAAATGGGGGGCGACATCACCGTGGACAGTCTCAGCGGACGCGGTTCCACCTTTGTCGCCTCACTTTTGCTTGAATCCGCCGCGCCGGACACCGGTTCCGCCCCACCGGCTCCGGAATTCCCTGTGGGCAAGATCCCGCGCATCCTCATCGTGGATGACAATCCGATCAACCGACGCATTCTGGAAGAGACCTTGGCCAACTGGGGACTCGCCTGCCATTCCGCGGAGGGAGGTTCCGAGGCGATCCAGACATGGAATCTGTCAGGACCCTACGATCTGGTCATCACGGACCAGCACATGCCTGAGATGGACGGCGTGGATCTCACCCGCTACCTCCGCACACTTCCCCAAGCCAGGAACACGCGCTTCATCCTGCTCAGTTCCGAAAGCAACTGTCCTTCCGACATCCGCGCCCTCTATGATGTCGTCGGCTCCAAGCCTATCTGGCCGTCGTCGCTTCACGACATGATCTCCCGCCAGTTTCCCGGCGGTGTTCCGGAATCAAACCACAGTGCCCAGACGGTCAATGGTTCGGACTCCCAACGCCTCTCCGATCTCAAGGTGCTCGTAGCGGAGGACAACCTGAACAACCAGAAGGTCATCCGCCTGCTCTTGAAACGCCTCGGAATCGAAGCGGACATCGTTTCAGACGGCAGCCAGGCGGTCGACGCCGCCACGGCAAGGGAGTACGACGTCATCCTGCTCGACCTGCAGATGCCCGTCATGGACGGACTTCAAGCCAGCAGGAGCATCCGTCTCATTCCCCTTCAGAAACGTCCGCACCTCGTGGCCCTCACCGCGAACGTCTTCCAAGAAGACCGGGATGCCGCCAGCGCCGCCGGCATGGATGATTATCTGGCGAAGCCCATCACACTGGACCGCTTGCGTGACATGCTCACCACCGTAGCCACCACGATTCATCAACAAGACTGA
- a CDS encoding Hpt domain-containing protein, translated as MDSEPTTSSDSLLDVSQLDTFVMLGYDEYSELLGDVRREVPNYFTVIHGAIASGDSKTCSAACHSCRGMLSYFGCVVLNNLLGGLENGPLPDKSQADPIHDELLTTWNNSLNALLGWEKTVPDFAP; from the coding sequence ATGGATTCAGAACCCACCACATCCTCAGACTCATTATTGGACGTAAGCCAGTTGGACACGTTCGTCATGCTCGGTTATGACGAATACTCCGAACTGTTGGGCGACGTCAGGAGAGAGGTGCCCAACTACTTCACGGTAATTCACGGGGCCATCGCATCAGGCGACTCCAAAACGTGTTCCGCGGCCTGCCATTCCTGCCGGGGCATGCTCTCCTATTTTGGCTGTGTCGTCCTTAACAACCTCCTCGGCGGCCTCGAAAATGGTCCCTTGCCCGACAAATCACAAGCGGATCCCATTCATGACGAGCTCCTTACAACGTGGAACAACTCCCTCAACGCGCTGTTGGGATGGGAAAAAACCGTCCCCGACTTCGCTCCTTGA
- a CDS encoding exosortase/archaeosortase family protein, protein MASNDPTTPSAPPIWEKFRWILPILVVVLLSRFSVAKDGFSQLSRPVVLWLIDLFGGQATDHGDTITVGRLDVPWSGDCAGLNLLVLLLAVAVWMNRREPMGKRYWVRIFMMIPAAAIANVLRIFMIIGYREVFYPAIESPQLHYFFGLALLVPFALLAMPKSTRSFSSRVFELLHVAAVIALLAPHADGSQGAALTIAVILGLSNCHMPERLSPARLASFALWVVAAGAIAFAGMESFWLPWVLVCPLVCDPKWLFSPVGALVTLSSHRMVYLIPGAEWVEWVVWAILGYAVWTKFGTHENDTTAHPSTNSWNRPEKAMMFATAVLFLLPFLSSTILAGKKENWVPPTSASLSEVPGGQMVTLPGQNDKIGLLWYDSVGTERHHKLEICLKYRGVELTRSKDVADVFDDGKNHWMKEYYLQNGKLIQSHQEYVISTLGPGTSAGVHLILITDQSSMSAKEFSEEAGKISSRLYEMIREEKLLPGDTSKATASK, encoded by the coding sequence ATGGCCTCGAACGATCCCACAACACCGTCCGCTCCTCCTATCTGGGAGAAATTCCGCTGGATACTTCCCATCCTGGTCGTGGTGCTCCTGTCCAGGTTTTCGGTAGCGAAAGATGGATTTTCCCAGCTTTCCCGACCGGTGGTCCTGTGGTTGATCGATCTCTTCGGTGGGCAGGCGACCGATCATGGTGATACCATCACCGTCGGACGTCTCGACGTGCCATGGTCGGGAGATTGCGCCGGTCTGAATCTGCTCGTCCTCCTGCTTGCGGTTGCCGTCTGGATGAACCGCCGGGAACCGATGGGCAAACGCTACTGGGTGCGGATTTTCATGATGATCCCCGCTGCGGCGATTGCGAACGTCCTGCGGATTTTCATGATCATCGGCTATCGGGAAGTGTTTTACCCCGCCATCGAGAGTCCGCAATTGCATTATTTCTTCGGCCTGGCCCTGCTTGTGCCCTTCGCGTTGCTGGCGATGCCGAAAAGCACGCGCTCGTTTTCCTCCCGCGTCTTTGAACTTCTTCACGTGGCGGCGGTGATCGCGCTGCTCGCACCGCACGCGGACGGCTCGCAAGGTGCCGCTTTGACGATCGCGGTGATCCTGGGTCTGTCCAACTGTCACATGCCGGAACGTCTGTCGCCGGCGAGGCTCGCGAGCTTCGCCCTTTGGGTCGTGGCCGCGGGAGCCATCGCCTTCGCAGGGATGGAATCATTCTGGCTGCCCTGGGTTCTGGTATGTCCTCTGGTGTGTGATCCGAAATGGCTGTTCAGCCCGGTCGGCGCACTGGTCACCCTCTCTTCCCATCGCATGGTTTACCTGATTCCGGGAGCGGAGTGGGTGGAGTGGGTCGTATGGGCGATTCTCGGTTACGCAGTTTGGACGAAATTCGGCACACACGAAAATGACACGACGGCCCACCCTTCGACGAATTCCTGGAATCGCCCGGAGAAGGCCATGATGTTCGCAACCGCGGTGCTTTTCCTGCTCCCATTCCTTTCATCCACCATTCTCGCGGGGAAAAAGGAAAACTGGGTTCCACCCACGAGCGCGTCACTTTCAGAAGTGCCTGGAGGCCAGATGGTCACCCTTCCCGGACAGAACGACAAGATCGGCCTGCTTTGGTATGACTCGGTAGGCACGGAACGGCATCACAAGCTGGAAATCTGTCTCAAATACCGCGGTGTCGAACTCACCCGCTCCAAGGATGTCGCAGACGTCTTCGACGACGGAAAGAACCACTGGATGAAGGAATATTACCTCCAGAACGGCAAGTTGATCCAAAGCCACCAGGAATACGTCATCTCCACGCTGGGGCCTGGCACTTCAGCCGGTGTTCATCTCATTCTGATCACGGACCAGTCCTCGATGAGCGCGAAGGAATTCTCCGAGGAAGCCGGGAAAATCTCTTCCCGTCTCTACGAAATGATCCGTGAGGAGAAACTGCTCCCCGGCGATACTTCGAAAGCGACCGCCAGCAAATAG
- a CDS encoding alginate lyase family protein, which produces MKFRIPALFVLVSILLLLGHQITRAQPFVHPGGLHTKEDLDRMRSKVAAREHPWIDGWNLFIKDPKAQDTYKARPTPDLRTRQRAQDDATAMYYNALRWYISGEKSHGDCAVRIANDWASKTSLRPYGDDLSGIPIGSFALAAEVLRIYPGWAKKDFEKFKDVMVKHWYPKSRDFLKNHRGGPVDRCWANWDACNMLAVLGIGVLCDDREKFNEAVEYFKNGPGMGSIRNAVPFVHPGGLGQWQEAGRDLAHTMGGQGLLAEFCQTAWNQGVDLFGYDDNRLMKGAEHTAQYTLWKGVPYTYYTNSDHANQSYISTNYKGRLAASHFELLYNHYVVRRGLQAPNIKAFAEMRRPEPSEIDVFGHGTLAFTLDASASPYPAFPPPPVPLDLTATAGIGRIDLAWSPSGAYTAHGYEVFRSVSKDGPFISIHSTDNWTTPAFTDTGVEKGKTYFYAVAALSKAGASGKSSVASAAAATGGALPKEWTHEILGKPKSGGTVKYDQVANHSMVIEVAGAGIGGASDGCDLVSSGFSGDCTLTARLIDRRGAVNRVGLMIRENNAPGSKALALTLGDVGGRQTRFGTRATTGGKMTSQSGNDYTWLPIWFRLQRTGDVFSAFQSPDGATWYEVGKSSVSMSKDVLIGLAASADGKEKERSSVAFDNLTLGVRPPSRPAAPTGLVSAVSGKNEIRLKWTNPANDHAGVRVEAANGDGIFYEIADLPPASTTFVNTGLATSDKLRYRIRAYNIGGFSEYSNATESLSPMNPGAMEK; this is translated from the coding sequence ATGAAATTCAGAATCCCGGCCCTGTTCGTCCTCGTCTCAATCCTGTTGCTCCTCGGTCACCAGATCACACGGGCGCAGCCGTTTGTCCATCCGGGCGGATTGCACACGAAGGAAGACCTGGACCGCATGAGAAGCAAGGTCGCCGCCCGTGAGCATCCGTGGATCGATGGCTGGAATCTCTTCATCAAGGATCCGAAGGCGCAGGACACCTACAAGGCCAGGCCCACGCCGGACCTGCGTACCCGCCAGCGTGCGCAGGATGATGCCACGGCGATGTATTACAACGCGCTGCGCTGGTATATCTCCGGTGAGAAAAGTCACGGTGACTGCGCCGTCAGGATCGCGAACGATTGGGCCTCGAAGACGTCCCTGCGACCGTATGGTGATGATCTCAGTGGTATTCCCATCGGTAGTTTCGCGCTCGCGGCGGAAGTGCTGCGGATTTACCCGGGCTGGGCGAAGAAGGATTTCGAAAAGTTCAAGGACGTCATGGTGAAGCACTGGTATCCCAAGAGCCGCGATTTTCTGAAGAACCATCGCGGAGGACCGGTGGACCGCTGTTGGGCGAATTGGGATGCCTGCAACATGCTCGCGGTGCTCGGCATCGGCGTGCTGTGCGATGATCGCGAAAAATTCAACGAGGCGGTGGAGTATTTCAAGAACGGTCCGGGCATGGGCAGCATCAGGAACGCGGTGCCATTCGTCCATCCCGGCGGACTTGGCCAGTGGCAGGAGGCGGGCCGGGACCTGGCCCATACCATGGGCGGCCAGGGACTGCTCGCGGAGTTCTGCCAGACCGCGTGGAACCAAGGGGTGGACCTCTTCGGCTACGACGACAACCGGTTGATGAAAGGGGCCGAACATACGGCTCAGTACACGCTTTGGAAGGGCGTTCCCTATACGTATTATACGAACTCGGATCATGCGAACCAGTCCTACATCTCAACCAACTACAAGGGACGTCTCGCCGCATCGCATTTCGAACTGCTTTACAACCACTACGTCGTCCGCAGGGGCTTGCAGGCGCCGAACATCAAGGCCTTCGCCGAGATGAGACGGCCCGAGCCTTCGGAAATCGATGTGTTCGGCCACGGTACGCTCGCCTTCACGCTGGACGCCTCGGCCTCGCCCTATCCGGCATTTCCGCCGCCTCCCGTGCCGCTCGATCTCACCGCGACGGCAGGCATCGGCCGTATTGATCTCGCATGGTCGCCTTCGGGAGCTTACACGGCGCATGGCTACGAAGTGTTCCGCTCGGTCTCGAAGGACGGGCCGTTCATCAGCATCCACTCGACGGACAACTGGACCACGCCTGCCTTCACGGACACCGGAGTGGAGAAAGGAAAAACTTATTTCTATGCTGTCGCGGCGCTGAGCAAGGCCGGGGCCAGCGGAAAATCCTCAGTTGCCAGCGCGGCCGCCGCCACCGGTGGGGCTCTGCCAAAGGAGTGGACCCACGAAATCCTCGGTAAACCGAAATCCGGAGGGACGGTGAAGTATGATCAAGTGGCGAATCACTCGATGGTCATCGAGGTGGCGGGCGCGGGCATCGGTGGTGCCTCTGACGGATGCGATCTGGTTTCCTCCGGCTTCAGCGGAGATTGCACCCTTACTGCCCGGTTGATCGACAGGCGTGGAGCGGTCAACCGAGTCGGACTGATGATCAGGGAAAATAACGCACCGGGCTCGAAAGCTCTTGCCCTTACCCTCGGAGACGTGGGAGGCAGGCAGACCCGTTTCGGCACGCGCGCCACGACCGGTGGCAAAATGACATCACAGTCGGGCAATGATTACACATGGCTCCCGATCTGGTTCCGGCTCCAGCGAACGGGTGATGTTTTCTCCGCATTCCAGTCCCCCGATGGAGCCACCTGGTATGAGGTGGGCAAAAGTTCCGTATCCATGTCAAAGGATGTCCTCATCGGTCTTGCGGCAAGTGCCGACGGCAAGGAGAAGGAGCGCTCCAGCGTGGCTTTCGATAATTTGACTTTGGGCGTGCGTCCACCGTCGCGGCCTGCCGCTCCCACCGGCCTTGTATCCGCAGTGTCCGGTAAAAATGAAATCCGGTTGAAGTGGACGAATCCCGCGAACGACCACGCCGGAGTGAGGGTGGAGGCTGCCAATGGGGACGGAATTTTCTACGAAATCGCCGATCTTCCACCAGCCTCGACAACCTTCGTGAACACGGGGCTGGCGACCTCGGACAAACTCCGCTATCGCATCCGCGCCTACAACATCGGGGGATTCTCGGAATATTCGAACGCAACGGAAAGCCTTTCGCCGATGAACCCTGGTGCCATGGAGAAATGA
- a CDS encoding Gfo/Idh/MocA family oxidoreductase: protein MKSSFSQSDFHRRSFLKGALATGALAFAPGILRAAPGGDKVRLACIGIGNRGADVVRDLHKTGLAEIVALCDTDMGSKPTEPILKLFPKVPRFQDFRVLFDKMGKDIDAVSIATPDFSHFPIAMLAMSLGKHVYVEKPMAHSFLQLELMMAAEKKYKVACQMGNQGHSDANYFQFKTWVDSGIIKNVTRITAFMNNSRRWHGMKVDGYLPEQPVPESLDWDVWLATAKQHAYNKGYTNGDWRSWFDFGNGALGDWGAHIFDTSHEFLQLGLPTEVEPKLEGYSPLIFPQASTLAFRFPKRGELPPVELTWYDGQNNLPPLPENFGTAVVDPNIPPPTSGSIDTKKQPPGKVIYGEGLVFKGGSHGSTLKILGEQGKDMESKLPKVPKSPSNHAANFLKAAKGEEQCRSNFAVAGPLCQAMAIGVIAQRVNATVKFDPVTKEITNHKLANELLKGVPARQDWQQYYKL, encoded by the coding sequence ATGAAATCTTCTTTCTCCCAATCCGACTTCCATCGCCGCTCCTTCCTGAAGGGGGCGCTGGCCACTGGCGCGCTCGCCTTCGCTCCAGGCATTCTCCGTGCCGCCCCGGGTGGCGACAAGGTGCGTCTCGCCTGCATCGGCATCGGCAACCGTGGCGCGGACGTCGTGCGCGACCTGCACAAGACCGGTCTCGCGGAGATCGTCGCGCTCTGTGACACCGACATGGGGTCGAAGCCCACCGAGCCGATCCTCAAGCTCTTTCCGAAGGTGCCACGCTTCCAGGATTTCCGGGTGCTGTTCGACAAGATGGGCAAGGACATCGATGCGGTCAGCATCGCGACGCCGGATTTCTCCCATTTCCCCATCGCCATGCTCGCCATGTCGCTCGGCAAGCACGTTTACGTGGAGAAGCCGATGGCGCACAGCTTCCTCCAGCTCGAACTGATGATGGCCGCGGAGAAGAAATACAAGGTCGCCTGCCAGATGGGCAACCAAGGCCACTCCGATGCGAACTATTTCCAGTTCAAAACATGGGTGGACTCCGGCATCATCAAGAACGTCACCAGGATCACCGCCTTCATGAACAATTCACGCCGCTGGCATGGCATGAAGGTGGACGGCTATCTGCCCGAACAACCGGTGCCCGAGTCGCTCGACTGGGATGTCTGGCTCGCCACCGCCAAACAGCACGCCTATAACAAGGGCTACACGAACGGCGACTGGCGTTCGTGGTTCGACTTCGGAAATGGCGCTCTCGGAGACTGGGGCGCGCACATCTTCGATACGTCGCACGAATTTCTCCAACTCGGCCTGCCCACCGAAGTCGAGCCCAAGCTCGAAGGCTACAGCCCGCTCATCTTCCCCCAGGCTTCCACCCTGGCCTTCCGCTTCCCGAAACGCGGGGAACTCCCGCCCGTCGAACTCACCTGGTATGACGGCCAGAACAACCTGCCTCCGCTCCCGGAAAACTTCGGAACCGCGGTGGTGGACCCGAACATCCCGCCACCGACATCCGGCAGCATCGACACGAAGAAGCAGCCACCCGGCAAGGTCATCTACGGGGAAGGTCTGGTCTTCAAGGGCGGCAGCCACGGCTCCACCTTGAAGATCCTCGGCGAACAGGGGAAGGACATGGAGTCCAAGCTGCCGAAGGTTCCCAAGAGTCCGTCCAACCATGCTGCGAATTTCCTCAAGGCGGCCAAAGGCGAGGAACAATGCCGCTCGAACTTCGCGGTGGCAGGCCCCTTGTGCCAGGCGATGGCCATCGGCGTCATCGCGCAACGCGTGAACGCCACGGTGAAGTTCGATCCGGTCACCAAGGAAATCACCAATCACAAGCTCGCCAACGAATTGCTGAAAGGTGTCCCGGCAAGACAGGATTGGCAGCAATACTACAAACTCTGA
- a CDS encoding 3-keto-disaccharide hydrolase has protein sequence MKTSLFLNVAFLCSLLPAIAADPNTLTPAEKSAGWRLLWDGKSSDGWRSAKSESFPKKGWGIKDGVLSVRASDGGESTGGGDIISKDRFSDFELSVDFKITEGANSGIKYFVQPNLKPIDKVTGKPAAVGSAIGLEFQILDDVRHPDAKLGKNGNRTIGSLYDLITADKNKKVNPIGEWNTARIVVKGNHVEHWLNGDKVVEYERSSADYRKHVAGSKYKDIPEFGEWADGHILIQDHGNQVSYRNIKILVAKK, from the coding sequence ATGAAAACCTCATTGTTCCTCAACGTCGCGTTCCTTTGCAGTTTGCTCCCCGCCATCGCCGCGGATCCGAACACCCTCACTCCGGCCGAGAAATCCGCCGGCTGGCGGTTGCTATGGGATGGAAAATCCTCCGACGGCTGGCGCTCCGCCAAGTCGGAGTCGTTCCCGAAAAAAGGCTGGGGCATCAAGGACGGTGTCCTCAGCGTGCGGGCCAGCGACGGCGGCGAGTCCACCGGTGGCGGCGACATCATTTCCAAGGACCGATTCTCGGACTTCGAACTGTCCGTGGATTTCAAGATCACCGAAGGGGCGAACAGCGGCATCAAATACTTCGTCCAGCCGAACCTGAAGCCCATCGACAAGGTGACCGGCAAGCCGGCCGCTGTCGGCTCCGCCATCGGTCTCGAGTTCCAGATCCTCGATGATGTCCGTCACCCGGATGCGAAGCTGGGCAAGAACGGCAACCGTACCATCGGCTCCCTCTATGACCTGATCACCGCCGACAAGAACAAGAAGGTGAACCCCATCGGCGAGTGGAACACCGCCCGCATCGTGGTGAAGGGCAATCATGTGGAACACTGGCTCAACGGCGACAAGGTCGTGGAATATGAGCGTTCCTCCGCGGACTACCGCAAGCACGTCGCCGGCAGCAAATACAAGGACATCCCTGAATTCGGCGAGTGGGCTGACGGACACATCCTCATCCAGGACCACGGGAACCAGGTTTCCTACCGCAACATCAAGATCCTGGTGGCGAAAAAGTAA